The DNA sequence CTGATAATTCTCTAATATTGCCACAAGTGACCTGCCTACTGCAAGCCCTGAACCGTTTATCGTATGGACATATTCCGTTCTTCCTTTGCCTGCCTTGTATCTTATGTCAGCCCTTCTCGCCTGAAAGGCCTCAAAGTTACTGCACGATGATATCTCCCTGTATGTGTTCTGACCCGGGAGCCATACCTCTATGTCATATGTCTTTGCTGAAGAAAACCCTATGTCTCCGGTGCAGAGGGCGACGACCCTGTAAGGGAGACCAAGTCTTTTTAAAACCTCTTCTGCATTATTAGTAAGTTTTTCAAGTTCGCTATAAGACTCTTCAGGTTTGCTGAATTTAACCAGCTCAACCTTGTTGAACTGATGCTGTCTTATCAACCCCCGCGTATCTTTACCATATGATCCAGCTTCACGTCTGAAGCATGGGGTGCAGGCCGTATAATATAACGGAAGCACCTCTTCCTGCAATATCTCACCCTGATGGATGTTTGTCACAGGGACTTCAGCAGTGGGAATTAGATAAAAGCCGTCTCTCTCTATCTTGAAAAGTTCATCTTCAAACTTCGGCAACTGACCTGTCCCTGTCATGGTTTTTTTGTTCACCATGAATGGAGGAACGACCTCTTTATATCCATGTTCCCTCGTATGGAGATCGAGCATGAAGTTGATCAGCGCCCTCTCAAGCAATGCACCGGAACCTTTGAGCAGAGAAAACCTGGCGCCTGCTATATTGGTCGCCCGCTGAAAATCAACGATATCAAGGTCTTCTCCAATTTCCCAGTGTGGTTTAGGTTCGAAACTGAAATCTGGGATATTGCCCCACTTCCTGATTTCAATGTTCCCCTTTTCATTTTCACCAACCGGTACTGATTCATCAGGAATATTAGGAAGGACTAACAGGATTTCCTGCACCTGGTCTTCTACACCCCTGATATCCACCTCCAATTGCCTGATATCGTCAGAGACGACCTTCATCTGTCCTAACAGCTGGTCTGCAGATTTTCCTTCTCTCTTCAGTGTGCCTATTTCATCAGAGGTCTTGTTTCTCTGGAATCTGAGTTCTTCAATACGTTTAAGAAGTGAAATCCTGTCAGCGTCAAGTTTAAGGAGAGAATCAATATCTATGTTTTCTCTCCGCTTCTCAAAGCCTTCCTTAACCTTCGCAGGATTTTCTCTTATCAGTTTAATATCTAACATGTTCTATAGCCTTGTGCAGTCGTCTACTTTAACATTCACGCATGGAATAGTCAACGAATATACCGGGTAGGCAACGGGTTATATTATATACCTGTTGATCTGCTTTATTCCTTCAATCTCATTCCTTTTATCTTCAAACCCTTTTCGCCCCATCATCCCGAACGTCAGTTTTTTCCCTTCTTCTACTCCAGGTTGATCAAAGGCGTTTATCTTGTATAGACCACCGGCAAATGCGGTCTGGACCTCAAACATGTAAAATAGCTGTCCTATTACTGAAGGCGTTATTGCCGGGATGTCTATACGGCAACTGGGTCTTCCGTTCCTTGCAAGTGCAACCTCTGTTGCCTTCTGCTCTGCAAGGATCAGCTCATTCAGTGTGTGGCCGCCAAGATAGCTAATCCCTTCAATATCCTGGAAGTCTTCAGGTATGGAGACTGTGTTATTGAATTTATTTGTCCTCAGAAATGTAATGGTCTTGTCATGTGGTCCTTCCATGTATAAT is a window from the Nitrospirota bacterium genome containing:
- the serS gene encoding serine--tRNA ligase, which produces MLDIKLIRENPAKVKEGFEKRRENIDIDSLLKLDADRISLLKRIEELRFQRNKTSDEIGTLKREGKSADQLLGQMKVVSDDIRQLEVDIRGVEDQVQEILLVLPNIPDESVPVGENEKGNIEIRKWGNIPDFSFEPKPHWEIGEDLDIVDFQRATNIAGARFSLLKGSGALLERALINFMLDLHTREHGYKEVVPPFMVNKKTMTGTGQLPKFEDELFKIERDGFYLIPTAEVPVTNIHQGEILQEEVLPLYYTACTPCFRREAGSYGKDTRGLIRQHQFNKVELVKFSKPEESYSELEKLTNNAEEVLKRLGLPYRVVALCTGDIGFSSAKTYDIEVWLPGQNTYREISSCSNFEAFQARRADIRYKAGKGRTEYVHTINGSGLAVGRSLVAILENYQ